A segment of the Cohnella algarum genome:
TCGTCCGAAAATCGTCTAATAATTTGATTTGTCAATTTAAAGACGGATTCATTTTTTTTCTTGGGCATATATTTGGAAATATGCAAATAGTACTCCGGTTGGTTCGTTCCCAAGTTATCGAACAAGCCGATTACTTCTACCTGTTCTTTATTTAAGACAACTCGAGAACCTTGCGAGTAACGATTCCATAGATTTTTGTGACTTCGAACTTTCTTCTTTTCAGCTTTAAACAATACCCAATCCCCGTCGATGAATTTCAATATCCCGAACTTGTTCCGAGGGATCCCTGAGCGGCGGAATAAATAATCTTCCGGGTCAGTATTGACCACACTCATACAGGAGTTCGTGGCGGCTTCGTGAACGGAGCGGATGGCGCCACGAATTTCGGAGCCGGGGACGACAGGCGGGTAGTATTCTTCTTTGTCTTGTCCTGCCTCCAAGTTTCGGTATCCATAAAAATTATAAAAAGGATTAGTTTCCGATTTAGGGCCGGAAGTGTTTGGGATGATCAACGGGGTATGAGGTGTCAACTCGCATTCGATATACCCGCTTAAAGTACCATGTTCCGGATTCATCCGCGTGCATTCGTCCCCGAGCGGAATGAATGTGTAAGGATTGACGAACGACTCGTTGAGATCGATCTTCCATTGCGAATCATTTTGAGCGAAATTAGCAATTTCTTTTTTGGAGAATCGGGACATGTTACTACACCGCCTTTTCTTCGCCGTTTTCTACGTAATATAGTCCGCACAGACGGGAATCGATCACGTTAATGCTGCCATTCCGAGCTTCGATATAATTCCGGACTTTGGAATAAACAGGGAGACTGCTCCGGTCCAGTTTGACCGGGAGCATAATGGAATTGCCTCGAGCTTCCGTATATCGTTGCCACTCTTGGCCCAATGATGAATCTTCAGCAAAAGTACCCCACAGTTCATGGCATTCATCGAATACAACCATTCCATCCGGCAACGTATGCAACAAACTGTCATCTATGTCGTTTAGCCGTGGTAGTTTTGTTTCGTTTTCATCTTCTATCACCCGAACGATGAACGAATCATAATCTACTTTTAGCGCATAAAACTCGTTTTCCGTGTCAAAAATTCGTAGCATTGTGGTTGCGTTCCAGTCGGAAGGTTGGCCGTCATGGAAGAGAAGACGGTATTCGCGGTTCTTGCCGAAAAAGACGCCGTTGTCCCGATAGTCCAGTGCAAATAGGCGGCGATTGGTCTTTTTTTGGAGAAAGTTATCAACGGCTTCTTCAAGCTTTCGGATATTAAACGTGGTCAAGCTTTCGTCACGCTCCTCCATACCGGGATTTTCTCGATAAACGCCTGCCGGTAGGCATCTGCCGGCAGATGGCCTCCATCAATTCGGACCGCATGATTTACCTGCTCCGAGAGATGTTCTTCCTCGTCGGGATCAACGCCATCTACCGTAAAAATTCCCCGGCCGATCGCCGTTTCTCCACCGACCGTAATCATCCCTCGTGCCAGTTCGTCAATACATAATAGAACAAGTCCGATTATGTAGTCGTTATTACCGTTTCGGTGCTCGACACGGATTGTTAGCTCGGTATGCGCTGAACCGGATGTGTTCAACAAAGGCCGAACGGTTAATAAAGCTCCGTCTGCAGCTCCACCCCGAAACCGGTCAATCGCCGCCCTTACATGCCGGACCAGTTCGCCTCCATAGATGACAGACTCTTCAAATACGAGCGGCGACGCCAACGCCTCTGCTCCGGTGTTCTTTGCGATCCGTCCGAATAGATCGTCGATCTCAAGAGCGTTCAACTGCTCCAGATTCCGCAGTTCCTCGGTGTAGGATCGGAATGCGCCGGCCCAGGAGGTGCCGGGAATGACCGGTAAGAAGTCGGAGCGGGTAAGTTGTTCGGCCGAAGTGGTATCGTCGTCGTCTTTAAGACTTGTATCGTACGTCCGAATGAGCAGCGAATGAGGAATTCTCAGCGGGACTCGGATTGTCGTAAATCGGTTCCCGAGGGAAACATTAAATTTGGAGGGACTCCAGGGTTGCGTAACATGCCTCCAATCAAAATGAATCCATAACTCTCGGTCTTCTTTTTTGCTCATGTCGAGTTCCAGGTACGCAGCATCTTCTAAAGCAAGGATGCCGAACCCTCGGCGGGTTTTGCGGCCAACCCGAACAAGACCGTCTTGAAAGCCATGGACCATACGATCAATATTTTTTTGTGCGGCCAGGTACTGACCATCGCGGATAACCGCTTCCAGCATAAAAGTAAAAGCAGCTTCGCAATCGATGACCTCGTAGTCCAGTTTCGCTTCGTGGACCGCTGTCTTATGGGGACCCAGGCGCACACTTTCTCGAAATGAAACAGAGATCGGCTCGGCTGTTGTGGCGTCGTAAAATATAAAGGAACTGAGTGTAGAGATTCTATCGCGTCCAACGGATTGTCCGAACACGGAAACGATATCTTCCTCCTCTTGATCCAGGCTGACGCCATGGGCGCACAAGCTGCGTAGGACGCCCGCCAACGTACTGCCGGGAATATATGGATTGCCGCGGAAATCCCGGAGAATATCGATATCGCTGTGCACGGCTTGTCCGCCGGAGACGATGGCGGGAGACTTCAGAACAAGCGTTCCTCTCAAATATATACGGTGCGTAATCCGATTGCCCGGAAGCCGTTTAGTTTGCGGAACCAATTTGTTGTGCCTCCTTTTGTTGCCGTTTGAGTCGTACCTTCAATAGTGCAAAAAAAGTATCGTAGTAGCAAGTTAACACTTCGTACGTGCCCGGTTTCCATTCCAACAGGGCGGGAAAGGATAGTTCCTGTAAAATTTGATCGGTTTCGCCGGTGACTCGTTCTGCGCGAAATAGATCCTTGAACGAGACGGAATTCTTGCGTTTTTTTGCATCTAAGCTACGAGCTTGATTGTACAGCGTCTCATAGTTCATCTTCGACCGGCATTCGCGATATAACTTCCACCGCTTGCGGATGTGCGGATTTAACTTGTCGCGGTGTGTTAAATGACTGTCAAACCATTCATCTGCATCTTGGGCTGCTTGGGCCGACAATCGGCGAAACAGAACGGTTTTTAGTACAGAAGAGATTAGCATACGTGTTGTCTCCGTCAGCGGCAGAGCTTCAGGGATCTCGTTTTCCGTTCGGGAGATAGGCTCGCGAACAATCAATCGCTTATGCGCCAGGACATCAATCTCATACTCACCGTAGCCGACAGACGTATAAAGGCCCAGCGTTCCTCTTGCCGGGACCATGACATCTACAGAACTACGGTTCACAAAAACGAACAGGCTGCCCCCGTCGTATGCGGGCTGGCTCACTTTCGGCAACTGCCATTTCGTATTGTAGCCGCTGTATTCCGTAAACCGGCAGTAAACCGAGCCGGTCGGTTCAATCGATAAAGGTCCGGCAAGCTGTTTCTCCAATTCACGCAAATACGCGGTTGCAAACGTCTCCGCCTTGCAATCGCAGTATCCGTTGGAATTGGGCACGACGGAAGGCGAGGAGAGTAGCACACCGAAAGTTTGGCCACTTTGAATCCGGATCATTTCCGGAGGCTTCGTTCGGACAATTTGACCGAATTTCAGACGTACTTGCCCGTACTGGACGTTTGCGCTTCGCCCCATGCGAAGCAGGCAGCCGTAGCGTTTGGCTAAATCGATTAAGACATTCAGAAGTCGCCCCTCGCCCTCCAGACCGGCTGCGAACAAGCTGTTTCGAGGCAGCGCCTCATAGACGAACAGTTCTCCGCCGATCTCGCTTTCCGGTCCGAGAGCGTGGCCGATGCTTTTTAGGGCTGGGCGCTGATGATGATAATGGATTTCTGTCGCTTGCTTTACCCAATATACGACAGACGAATTCTCGGGACTGGCGATATGAAAGCCTTGAGGAACCGTAGCCATCCGGTCGTCCTGCATCGTACCCGAAGAAGACGGATTCGAATTTTTATCATAGGCAGGTTCCATAATGTAGACGTGATCGTAATCGTCTTTTTTACGTTTCCAATGTGCACCGTTCGGGCGGGACCTTTGCGGAGAAATGTCCGAAACGGACGGGTACCCGTTACGAAACCTTACCTTGCCGTGGAGAAACAGATCGGCAAATAGTTCGTCCTTTTCCGGATCGTAAGCGGGATTTTGCTTTTTCCGGTCCTTAATGTAAAGAGAAGCGAACGAACCGAGCAGAGCGGTACCGGTAACGTAGCCTTCTCGAAAAATAACGGGCGATTGCAGCATCAGATTTAGGGGCAATTCATACGTTTCCGACTCATCCAGTCTATCGGTGGAAAAGAAGCCGGAATCTTCATTCTCCCGAATCGTTCGATCCAGACGGCACTTTACCCAACCAAGTCCTCGCGTGCGGTTCAATCCCATATGACGCAGCACATTTGTACAGGTTTCCAAAATATCCAAATCTGCCAATGAATACTCTCCGGAAAAAGAGACTTCAAACTCAAAAGTAGAAACTGGCTGAATGACGCGAATAGAGCGCAACGATTTCGGCTTGACCGCTCCAGTTCCACGATCGACGGCCGTTTGTGTTCTTATCGACGTATAGACGTCGCGAACAGCGTCAGGATGGAAATAGGAAGCGGTTGTTGGATTGCTCCGAAGGTGCCGGAGACAATCCACGAGTTCCGCATAGCCGCTCGGGCGGCCGTTTCTAATCAAAACGTTTCCCTGTAACGTTCCGCTGCGACCAAATAGCCGATCACGAACATTCTGGCTGAATATTTCAGCATCGTATTGAGCCAGTTCGTCGAAACATTCGAGCAGACAACCCTTTAACCTTTTGGCCGGAATTTCGGGAATTCCAAACTCGTCTACGGCAACTTCTGTATCGATGATACCGGCGGAGCCTTCACCGATTGCGGGACAAAGCGGAGATAATAATTCCAATACGAATTTCATGATGAAACCTCCTGCCAGGAACAAAAGTCGATGAATTCGAGCGCGTCAAACAGTTTCGTCGTGTAGGACGGTTCCGACGTCCCGTAATGTTGAACAGCCAAGTCCCAGGTTCCGCCAAGAAGCGTGATCAGACGTTCAAAATCTTGCGGATAGCGCGAGCGAATGAACTCAAGCTCAAGGCCGATTGCTTCTTTGCCGGATTTCATCACATGGTGCAAATCCTTCAGCTTGGAGCGTGCCCACACTTTCGGCGAACACGCAAATTCGGCAGTCAATTTCTTGAAGTTACTCAACTCGTAAATTGCCAGGTCGCGGCATTCTTCTGAATCCCCCTGACGGGGAATATACCAGGGCCTAAAGCATAATGACAAAAAGCGATCGTTATACGGGACGAAATATTGTTTCCTTGTTTGATCCAAATCGCCGGTGATACCGCTTTTGCAAAGATGAAAATCGATCCAGGAAGCTCTTTTCTGACCTTTATCCCGTAATCGACCTTCATGTTTGGCATATTCGCAACATTGCTCGGCGATGGCGTAGGCTCTCGAAAAGGGAAACGTGATCTTAGCGATGGCCACTCCGGCGCTTGCAGTCAGATGGTTCTCGTCAAACGAAGGGTCGAGATCATTAAGGTGCTTTATAAAGTACTCGGCATATTCCAATCCGTACTTACCGTCGCATACAAAGGTTACGTCGTCGCCGTCCATGACGATCGGTCGAATCGGCAGAACGAGGTTAGGGCTCGTATGATCCGTTTTCAACTGGCGATCTTTAACATATTGAATAAGTTGACGGAACGCATTCTCATAGGAGTTATTAATTTCGCCGGACAACTGGCAGAGTTTCTTCAAGGCTTCGTCCATAGAGAGTTCGGAGTCCTCGGTCAGTTTTTTTACGAGTTCTCCCATGCCATTTCCGTCAATGTGAACAATTGCGAGAAAATTTTTGTCTTCTTCCTTGCGGAAATGCTGGAATTCACGAATAAACGACTCGTGTTCCGGTAGCTGAAACTTCAATTCAAAATAACGTTGATCGGCTTCTTCCCGTTTGCTTCTCTGCTGAGCAGACATGCCTAGATAAGGTTTTTCTTTGTTGATGCATATAGGGGCTTGTGTCAAATTGTCCAACCGATTGATAGAATATGAGCCCATAAGTCGGGGCGTCTGTTCCGTTTGTTTCTCGCGTTCCGCGTTTTGCCGTAATGTCTGAAAAACAAGCTTGGCAGGCGTTTTCTCATCGTACTCGCAATACCCGCTGCAAAGACGCAATCCTCGCCCGTGTTGGAGCAGCCAAATCTTTAAGTTGCGAGATACTCTCTGAGCATCCTCCAATGTTTTAAAGCGCACAATTGCATTTCCACCACCGGAATACTGGAGTTTTGCGTCTTCGCCATAAGGTTGCAACATGCGTCCGAGGACGCCGTCCGAGGCCAGCGTCTTCTTTACGATCTGAGAGCCGCCGCTAATTTCAGTCAGTTTGTTCGAAGCAAAAATAAAATCCTGGATGCCGCTGAGATCAAATTTTGCCAGCACGCTCATGACTACATTTCACCTTCCTGTGACGACTTCTTTAGATGCTTCTCGAACATTTGCTTATAAGCGGCGTGAGGAAACGGCATCGGATTGTTTATCAGCATGAGGAGCTGATTTAGCTGAAAGATCAGGGTTAGAAAAACGTGTTCTTTTTGGTTGTTGTCGGTAAGTTTGAGGTCTGAAATTTTTTTGGCTTGTGCTTGTTTTTGATTATTGTATTTGTCTATTTTGGTTATTTTATAGTGGTTTAACTTTTTGAACCAGTAATCATAAGACTTATTTTCATTCTGCATCGTCTTTCGAAGGGTGAAGTCAGTATCAAAGCTAATAATAATATCAAATAGATTAGAAGTAGATTTAGAAATTTGTTCGGTCGTGGTCGAACATAAAATACGAATGGGCCGAGTGGCTTTTTGTGAAGCAGGGCTTTCAAACATTAGTCCCCTGAAATTCTGGTTACAGATTCACTACAAGTACTGAGCATTGCAATGGATTTACACCAGCTCTTTAGTTCATCTAACTTCAAAGTGTTGCTTTTACATTGAACAACGACAGCTACAGCTTCGATCGGAATAAACTTCATTTTTCCGTAATTGAAAATATAGGGAGTATACTGTTCGTCGTAGATTGCCAGATCAACTTCTGCTGAAATATTGCCATTGGAGTCCAGAACAAATACACCTTGATCAATGCAGAACTTGCGAGGAATGACTTGCTCGAATAATTCTTTCCATATGTACTCGCGATACGATCCTGTCGTTGGAGGATGAGCAGGTGTTTCTAGTAGAAGTTGACTTACGATCGACCTTTCCAGATGCGCATAGTTTCCAATGATTTTAGGTATTGTATTTTTCTTGGCTGTCATTTTCAAAGGCTCCTTTCATATTGCTTTATTTATCGTAGATAACGCTAAAGTGCCCGAAACCAATGGTCGAATTTTTACCCGCATGCAGTAGCGTTCCGGCTTCAAGCAGCGGCGTAAAAGGGGTTAAATCTCCCTCATAGCAAGCCCATCCTTCAATGGCCGGCAAATTCAACTTGTTGTCCTTACGGTTCATCGAGTACCGTTCAAAATCGACAAACTGCCAATTTTGCTGGATCGTCCTGACTTTGCGTGCCTCATTCAATAACCCTTCTTCGTCCCAGTGAACGAGGTGCTGCGAGTAAGCTTGAGACAGTAAAGCTACTCTCCGAACAATGGATTGAATAAGTACGGGAAAGGACAACGAATGGCAAAGAGTGCGGTTAAGCAGAATTCGTACAGGCGTATCAAAGCGGACCAGAGCAGCTGTTGCCGGCCGTTCCGTACAGTTTAAAGAAATAGGTTGTAAATTTCGCATCCATGTCTTTCCACTGGAATAAATCAATCGGCCTCGAATCGGATCGACTACTTGTTCCAGCGCGAAGGAAAGTCGTTCTGCGCCCCATCCCCGTTCTCCCATGGCTTGGAACGTATCCAAAAGAAGCCCTGCCCGACCAGTTGCTTCTCCGATCAAAGTCAGATCGAACGAACAAATATCCCCCGGCTGCCAAACCGTTTTGCCGCGGACCAACGGATGCAGAACAAAAGGATTAACGGCACCGCCTTCATTTCCCGGGGAGCAAAAAGTCTGGGCATAGGAACAACTATGCCTGATGTTGCATTGATGACAAAGTACTTTAGGCGTCGGGCAGACAAAATCCCGCATGCAATGCCCGATGATACCTCTTAACGTTGAACCTAAATAAGGAGGCAATCTTCCTTCTTTTTTGGCTACAAACGATGCTCGTAGCGTCAACGTTTCCAGATGAGAAAACATCGCATCGACCTAACTTTCGATATAAAAATAGGAACATAGATTTATTTATATCAACATTTTACCACAAAACTTTACAAATTATTACTTTGGTTGCCTTAGGAATAGGAAATTGGGATCTAGAGTTGGTAAAGCGGGGAAGGGGATAAGCTGGTATTGGCTATATTTTATTGAGGGTTAGAAATGAGAAAAACCAAAATCCACAACCAACATACGATAATCTTGTCGTGATTGGCTACATTAAGTTCTGGACAAGTACCTGCGAACTGATTGCAAGCACTTTGTATAGGGCGTGATTGAATTAAGGAGATGCCAACTACCTGCTGAGTTTAGACCAGTGTAGGTGGAATGGGACCACTTGACTGGGCTCTAAGTTCTCCATCCAGCAGACGGGTTTCAGTACAGCATCCGCACGGGAGGCGACGGACATTCCGTACAACGTTTACCCGATACTTCGTGGTTTCAATCCACGTACCCATTCGGGATGCGGTGGCCGCACAGCACGGCGAGGACAAGCCAGTCAAGGTTTCAATCCACGCCCCCCAGCACGGGATGAGACGATCTGCTCCGATCAGACAGAAACGCTCAGAGGAGTTTCAATCCACGCACCCCGCACGGGATGCCCTTCAGCATCACACGTTCACCTTGATCTATAGGGAAGTTTCAATTCACGCACCCCATATGGGATGCGACGATTCCGCCGCGGTGCTTAAATCAATCGACGAGGTTTCAATCCACGCACCCCATACGGGATGCGACGTTCTGGCTATGGCTGATATAAAGAGTACGTTCAGTTTCAATCCACGCATCCCGCACGGGATGCGACGTGAGGCGTTTATCAATGACGACCTCGGGATGCTGTTTCAATCCACGCACCCCGCCGGGATGCGACCAGATGCAATTGCAAAGGCAAGTATCAACCAAAGCGTTTCAATCCACGCACCCCGCACGGGATGCGACGGGTTCGATGATGATTTTCCATTACCTGAACGGGTTTCAATCCACGCACCCCATACGGGATGCGACACGTTGGTATATTGACCGATTGATCAGGGAGGCTGAGGGTTTCAATCCACGCACCCCATACGGGATGCGACTGTTTGGACAGACGAAAAGCATGTACCTTAAGCCGGTTTCAATCCACGCACCCCGCACGGGATGCGACATGTACACGACGCACGCCTATGTTACAAGCATCGTTTCAATCCACGCACCCCGCACGGGATGCGACCGGGGTCGTGCGGCGATCTTTGCCGGAACCGGTCTTGGGTTTCAATCCACGCACCCCGCACGGGATGCGACGATCATCGCATCACAAACGCCTATACGGAGTCTCTGTTTCAATCCACGCACCCCGCACGGGATGCGACGATTTCCTTTTTTAACTCTTGAGCAACAAGCTTTGGTTTCAATCCACGCACCCCGCACGGGATGCGACGCTTCCTCGCTCGCTCCCATGCCATTGATTTATAGTTTCAATCCACGCACCCCGCACGGGATGCGACGAGCTTCTCGGCGTCGATATTTCCACCTTAATTGAGTTTCAATCCACGCACCCCGCACGGGATGCGACAGCGCGGCTGCAAAGCCCTTGAACGGCAAGGGATTGCAAGCGCTTCAGTGCGAACCTCATTTTATTATACCTTAAAACAAGGGTATTTTCATGATAAAAAGCCGGAAACCCGGTCATATCAAGAGGTGCGAATCTCCCGGGAAAATCATGTGCGCTTGGGGTTCGCACCAGAGTTCGGGATCATTAGTGAAAAAATTGTGCGATTTGCATCTCTGAAGGCTCTTGCCTCCGAAACTTCCGCCAG
Coding sequences within it:
- a CDS encoding DUF6602 domain-containing protein, producing MTAKKNTIPKIIGNYAHLERSIVSQLLLETPAHPPTTGSYREYIWKELFEQVIPRKFCIDQGVFVLDSNGNISAEVDLAIYDEQYTPYIFNYGKMKFIPIEAVAVVVQCKSNTLKLDELKSWCKSIAMLSTCSESVTRISGD
- the csx19 gene encoding CRISPR-associated protein Csx19, with the translated sequence MTTFNIRKLEEAVDNFLQKKTNRRLFALDYRDNGVFFGKNREYRLLFHDGQPSDWNATTMLRIFDTENEFYALKVDYDSFIVRVIEDENETKLPRLNDIDDSLLHTLPDGMVVFDECHELWGTFAEDSSLGQEWQRYTEARGNSIMLPVKLDRSSLPVYSKVRNYIEARNGSINVIDSRLCGLYYVENGEEKAV
- a CDS encoding Cas10/Cmr2 second palm domain-containing protein; translated protein: MSVLAKFDLSGIQDFIFASNKLTEISGGSQIVKKTLASDGVLGRMLQPYGEDAKLQYSGGGNAIVRFKTLEDAQRVSRNLKIWLLQHGRGLRLCSGYCEYDEKTPAKLVFQTLRQNAEREKQTEQTPRLMGSYSINRLDNLTQAPICINKEKPYLGMSAQQRSKREEADQRYFELKFQLPEHESFIREFQHFRKEEDKNFLAIVHIDGNGMGELVKKLTEDSELSMDEALKKLCQLSGEINNSYENAFRQLIQYVKDRQLKTDHTSPNLVLPIRPIVMDGDDVTFVCDGKYGLEYAEYFIKHLNDLDPSFDENHLTASAGVAIAKITFPFSRAYAIAEQCCEYAKHEGRLRDKGQKRASWIDFHLCKSGITGDLDQTRKQYFVPYNDRFLSLCFRPWYIPRQGDSEECRDLAIYELSNFKKLTAEFACSPKVWARSKLKDLHHVMKSGKEAIGLELEFIRSRYPQDFERLITLLGGTWDLAVQHYGTSEPSYTTKLFDALEFIDFCSWQEVSS
- a CDS encoding RAMP superfamily CRISPR-associated protein, giving the protein MVPQTKRLPGNRITHRIYLRGTLVLKSPAIVSGGQAVHSDIDILRDFRGNPYIPGSTLAGVLRSLCAHGVSLDQEEEDIVSVFGQSVGRDRISTLSSFIFYDATTAEPISVSFRESVRLGPHKTAVHEAKLDYEVIDCEAAFTFMLEAVIRDGQYLAAQKNIDRMVHGFQDGLVRVGRKTRRGFGILALEDAAYLELDMSKKEDRELWIHFDWRHVTQPWSPSKFNVSLGNRFTTIRVPLRIPHSLLIRTYDTSLKDDDDTTSAEQLTRSDFLPVIPGTSWAGAFRSYTEELRNLEQLNALEIDDLFGRIAKNTGAEALASPLVFEESVIYGGELVRHVRAAIDRFRGGAADGALLTVRPLLNTSGSAHTELTIRVEHRNGNNDYIIGLVLLCIDELARGMITVGGETAIGRGIFTVDGVDPDEEEHLSEQVNHAVRIDGGHLPADAYRQAFIEKIPVWRSVTKA
- the cas6 gene encoding CRISPR system precrRNA processing endoribonuclease RAMP protein Cas6, with translation MFSHLETLTLRASFVAKKEGRLPPYLGSTLRGIIGHCMRDFVCPTPKVLCHQCNIRHSCSYAQTFCSPGNEGGAVNPFVLHPLVRGKTVWQPGDICSFDLTLIGEATGRAGLLLDTFQAMGERGWGAERLSFALEQVVDPIRGRLIYSSGKTWMRNLQPISLNCTERPATAALVRFDTPVRILLNRTLCHSLSFPVLIQSIVRRVALLSQAYSQHLVHWDEEGLLNEARKVRTIQQNWQFVDFERYSMNRKDNKLNLPAIEGWACYEGDLTPFTPLLEAGTLLHAGKNSTIGFGHFSVIYDK
- a CDS encoding RAMP superfamily CRISPR-associated protein, with product MKFVLELLSPLCPAIGEGSAGIIDTEVAVDEFGIPEIPAKRLKGCLLECFDELAQYDAEIFSQNVRDRLFGRSGTLQGNVLIRNGRPSGYAELVDCLRHLRSNPTTASYFHPDAVRDVYTSIRTQTAVDRGTGAVKPKSLRSIRVIQPVSTFEFEVSFSGEYSLADLDILETCTNVLRHMGLNRTRGLGWVKCRLDRTIRENEDSGFFSTDRLDESETYELPLNLMLQSPVIFREGYVTGTALLGSFASLYIKDRKKQNPAYDPEKDELFADLFLHGKVRFRNGYPSVSDISPQRSRPNGAHWKRKKDDYDHVYIMEPAYDKNSNPSSSGTMQDDRMATVPQGFHIASPENSSVVYWVKQATEIHYHHQRPALKSIGHALGPESEIGGELFVYEALPRNSLFAAGLEGEGRLLNVLIDLAKRYGCLLRMGRSANVQYGQVRLKFGQIVRTKPPEMIRIQSGQTFGVLLSSPSVVPNSNGYCDCKAETFATAYLRELEKQLAGPLSIEPTGSVYCRFTEYSGYNTKWQLPKVSQPAYDGGSLFVFVNRSSVDVMVPARGTLGLYTSVGYGEYEIDVLAHKRLIVREPISRTENEIPEALPLTETTRMLISSVLKTVLFRRLSAQAAQDADEWFDSHLTHRDKLNPHIRKRWKLYRECRSKMNYETLYNQARSLDAKKRKNSVSFKDLFRAERVTGETDQILQELSFPALLEWKPGTYEVLTCYYDTFFALLKVRLKRQQKEAQQIGSAN